A region from the Candidatus Thiothrix putei genome encodes:
- a CDS encoding PilW family protein — protein MKNNRQRGLSLIELMIAMLVSLVLVAGISTVYMSSKRNYQARDQLSLMDESARVALTTLTKHLEHAGYATANKLPMDSVGGYFYVSGATDPKVGCSTTLSNAIKGSATQEGFSTVYGDSVSIRFIGDATLSSDVLSSNLNAACFGGTPNLESSLVYNAFHVATDGSTKDSLGVLIPILYGAGSNANQSKKPIVNGIENIQFLYGVDADANGAVDQYMDANDVTAAGGWQQVISIKAGILVRSLEPVLPTAESKTYNVLGVSLTRNDRYQRAVYSAVIHLRNVVDG, from the coding sequence ATGAAAAATAATAGGCAGAGGGGGCTTTCCCTCATCGAGTTGATGATTGCCATGCTGGTCAGCTTGGTGTTGGTGGCGGGGATAAGCACGGTTTACATGAGCAGTAAGCGCAATTACCAAGCGCGTGATCAGCTATCGCTGATGGATGAAAGTGCCCGTGTGGCCTTGACTACGTTGACCAAACATCTGGAACACGCGGGATATGCAACCGCGAATAAATTACCGATGGATAGCGTGGGGGGGTATTTCTATGTGAGTGGTGCTACCGATCCGAAGGTGGGATGTAGCACTACGTTATCCAATGCAATCAAGGGTAGTGCGACGCAAGAAGGATTCAGTACTGTTTATGGTGACTCCGTTAGCATTCGCTTTATTGGTGACGCAACATTGTCTTCAGATGTGCTATCAAGCAATCTTAATGCAGCTTGCTTTGGTGGCACGCCCAACCTAGAAAGCTCGTTAGTTTATAACGCTTTTCACGTGGCTACTGATGGTTCCACCAAAGATTCGTTGGGTGTATTGATCCCGATCCTGTATGGAGCGGGTTCTAATGCGAATCAGTCCAAAAAGCCGATTGTGAATGGGATTGAAAATATCCAATTTCTCTACGGTGTGGATGCGGATGCTAATGGGGCGGTGGATCAGTATATGGATGCAAATGACGTTACCGCCGCCGGAGGTTGGCAACAGGTCATCAGCATCAAGGCGGGCATACTGGTCAGGTCACTGGAACCCGTGTTACCCACCGCAGAATCGAAAACTTACAATGTGTTGGGGGTGTCGTTGACTCGTAATGACCGTTACCAGCGGGCGGTGTATTCCGCCGTGATCCATTTACGTAATGTGGTTGATGGCTAA
- a CDS encoding PilC/PilY family type IV pilus protein gives MKRLFSRLLPAIPLLFSAVLMADDAEIYYSQGVSVNPNILFVLDTSLSMECQADSNGLYDKPDTTCVNKNTVPDSGGKTRMQVMQEAVSAVLTSAPSNLNIGLMRYGGHGENQANGVSFPVKPIDLDKDGNGSAKAIIEASIPLGQDNLPNPTGAKQPVRTFLQDVANSWQAGGNTPIVDALYEASRYYRGDAVDFGNLAPDQVRAAHPATYVNDTTLNCQTNQWSCNNTAKQCNAELPITDCKPQTHTVCKTYKTETVTSSLTNQCCGWETVKEASTCQDCKTVKQPGMCQDCKTVQQASTCQVCTVSGYDESGKPINSCKDVACMKDVQQCTDVACMKDVQQCTDVACTKDVQKCIGGFSCSTPTTNTQTVCAEEEVIEEEICQQQQTVCGGAKRYISPIEHECQANYVVLMSDGRPEYAGSASSGGGINQYPLRKNDVQTLTGKGENCGNDAPNGYKSGTCGPELTHFQANSDQASSIDGKQAIGTFTVAFGVEDKAGTDYLASLANMTDGALAANDSASLKLAFDQVIRKVNRIEGGQIAAASVAYQAQDYTVTKPLALAQQPRNVYQQVFGVLGAGVAMADVRSGLRELLNPLRYWGNLAAVGSGAFTASNLDDLTKSFNSILDKIDAASASFSAPAYSIDKSNLLAHGDNVYIPVFERSLLPLWSGNLKKFKVAKSPIDSDSDGVVDIQKGQIYSTKNNKPAVDDKGQFANDAWDEWSTSAAADGNQVQAGGAAALLNPASRTLYTDAGGAMGNLGVANTAITKTLLGDAGMDDALHASLLAFARGYDKDGTTPRHHMGDIMNSKPAVLDYIDGKSYVLVGTNEGFLHAFDTDAGAEKWAFMPQSLLKNIRHFYDNNQPKTHFYGVDGQLVPWLLDKNGDGKVDASKGEKAYLFFGLRRGGQAYYALDVTDISAPSVAWTLSSSQTDFAELGESWSKPALAKMRVQEAVADPVELKDVLVFGGGFDPALEEENPASRVADAMGRDVFIVDALSGNKLWSLRADVLGADALLTHSIPGDIRVLDMDRNGALDRLYFADTGGKVWRVDMDMDLRDADASMYDYADARLTNLANLGGSGTDKRKFYYEPDIALMQHQGQTVMTLTIGSGYRSHPQSAAIQDRFYVLKDEHVYAPAPETFTALTDADLTEADALAATGKSILDAGYAGWYYDLPNNAEKVLAPAVSFLNKVLFTTFAVGDGTSDDPCNAPANIARAYVLDLFNGQAVADLDRDGTVDATKDKSVVAGVNEILGGAQIVFLDPVGGNGVDACTEGDCQQTVEIRVGKMLLPVMDKNNAVGAGVAGSVDLTDILPRTFWREDGLSY, from the coding sequence ATGAAACGTCTGTTTAGTCGCTTATTGCCCGCGATTCCGCTGCTATTTTCTGCTGTGTTGATGGCGGATGATGCGGAAATCTACTACTCGCAAGGTGTGAGTGTGAACCCCAACATCTTATTTGTGTTGGATACCTCACTCAGTATGGAATGCCAAGCAGATAGCAACGGGCTGTACGACAAACCAGACACAACGTGCGTCAATAAAAACACCGTACCCGATAGCGGCGGCAAAACGCGGATGCAGGTGATGCAGGAAGCGGTCAGCGCGGTATTAACCTCTGCACCCAGCAATCTGAATATCGGGTTGATGCGCTACGGCGGGCACGGCGAAAATCAAGCCAACGGCGTGAGCTTTCCTGTCAAACCCATTGATTTGGATAAGGATGGCAACGGCAGTGCTAAAGCCATTATCGAAGCCAGCATTCCGTTGGGGCAAGACAATTTACCCAATCCTACGGGTGCTAAGCAGCCGGTGCGGACGTTCTTGCAAGACGTTGCTAACAGTTGGCAAGCGGGCGGGAATACGCCCATCGTTGATGCGTTATACGAAGCCAGCCGTTACTACCGTGGTGATGCGGTCGATTTCGGAAATCTCGCACCGGATCAAGTACGCGCCGCGCACCCTGCCACTTACGTCAACGATACGACCTTAAACTGCCAAACCAATCAATGGTCGTGCAATAACACGGCAAAACAATGCAATGCCGAGTTGCCGATCACGGATTGCAAACCCCAAACGCACACAGTCTGTAAAACCTACAAAACCGAGACAGTGACTTCTTCGTTAACGAATCAATGTTGCGGCTGGGAAACCGTTAAGGAAGCCAGTACCTGCCAAGATTGCAAAACCGTCAAACAACCGGGCATGTGCCAGGATTGCAAAACAGTACAACAAGCGAGTACCTGCCAAGTATGCACGGTCAGTGGTTACGATGAGTCCGGTAAGCCGATCAACAGTTGCAAAGATGTTGCGTGCATGAAGGATGTGCAGCAATGTACCGATGTCGCTTGCATGAAAGATGTGCAGCAATGTACCGATGTGGCTTGTACCAAAGATGTGCAGAAGTGTATCGGTGGTTTCTCTTGTTCTACCCCGACCACCAATACCCAGACGGTTTGTGCAGAAGAAGAGGTGATTGAGGAAGAAATTTGTCAGCAGCAGCAAACCGTTTGTGGTGGTGCAAAGCGCTATATTTCACCGATTGAACACGAATGCCAAGCCAATTACGTGGTGCTGATGTCGGATGGTCGCCCCGAATACGCAGGCAGTGCCAGCAGCGGCGGCGGGATTAACCAATACCCGTTACGCAAAAATGACGTGCAAACCCTGACAGGCAAGGGTGAGAATTGTGGCAATGACGCGCCAAATGGTTATAAAAGCGGAACCTGTGGCCCTGAGTTAACCCATTTTCAGGCGAATAGCGATCAAGCCAGCAGTATTGACGGCAAACAAGCGATTGGTACGTTCACCGTCGCGTTTGGCGTGGAAGATAAGGCGGGCACTGACTACCTTGCCAGCCTTGCCAATATGACCGATGGGGCATTGGCCGCCAACGACAGTGCCAGCTTGAAACTGGCCTTTGATCAAGTGATCCGCAAGGTTAACCGCATCGAGGGCGGGCAAATCGCCGCTGCCAGTGTGGCGTATCAAGCGCAGGATTATACCGTTACCAAGCCGCTGGCCTTAGCGCAACAACCCCGGAATGTGTATCAGCAAGTCTTTGGGGTACTGGGTGCTGGCGTGGCGATGGCAGACGTCCGTTCTGGTTTGCGGGAGCTGTTGAATCCGCTGCGTTACTGGGGAAATCTGGCGGCGGTGGGGAGTGGTGCGTTTACTGCCAGTAACTTGGATGACCTGACCAAGAGTTTCAACAGTATTCTGGATAAAATTGATGCGGCATCTGCCTCGTTCAGCGCTCCGGCTTACAGTATCGACAAGAGCAATCTGTTGGCGCACGGTGACAATGTGTATATCCCGGTGTTTGAGCGCAGCCTGTTGCCGTTGTGGTCAGGTAATCTGAAAAAATTCAAGGTGGCGAAATCGCCCATTGATAGCGATAGTGATGGGGTCGTTGATATTCAAAAAGGCCAGATTTACAGCACTAAAAATAACAAGCCTGCGGTGGATGACAAGGGGCAGTTTGCCAATGATGCTTGGGATGAATGGTCAACTTCAGCCGCTGCGGATGGCAATCAAGTACAGGCAGGTGGGGCTGCGGCATTGCTGAACCCTGCCAGCCGCACGTTGTACACCGATGCGGGTGGCGCGATGGGTAATCTTGGTGTCGCCAATACGGCCATTACCAAAACATTGCTGGGTGATGCGGGGATGGACGATGCCTTGCACGCCAGCCTGTTGGCTTTTGCACGCGGCTATGACAAAGATGGCACGACGCCACGTCACCACATGGGCGACATCATGAACAGTAAACCCGCCGTACTGGATTACATTGATGGCAAAAGTTATGTGCTGGTGGGGACTAATGAAGGGTTTCTGCACGCCTTTGATACCGATGCTGGCGCAGAAAAATGGGCATTCATGCCCCAATCCTTGTTGAAAAACATCCGTCATTTTTACGACAACAACCAACCCAAAACCCATTTCTACGGTGTCGATGGGCAATTGGTGCCGTGGCTGCTGGATAAGAATGGTGATGGCAAAGTTGATGCCAGCAAAGGTGAAAAAGCCTACTTGTTCTTTGGGCTGCGGCGCGGTGGGCAGGCGTATTACGCGCTGGATGTGACCGACATTTCCGCCCCAAGCGTGGCGTGGACGCTCAGCAGCAGCCAGACGGATTTTGCCGAATTGGGCGAAAGTTGGTCAAAACCAGCTTTGGCTAAAATGCGTGTACAGGAAGCCGTCGCTGACCCGGTGGAATTGAAAGATGTGCTGGTGTTTGGGGGGGGCTTCGACCCTGCGTTAGAGGAAGAGAACCCAGCAAGTCGGGTAGCGGATGCGATGGGGCGTGATGTGTTCATCGTCGATGCTTTATCGGGTAACAAGCTGTGGTCATTACGTGCGGATGTGCTGGGTGCTGATGCGTTGCTGACACACAGTATTCCCGGCGATATTCGGGTGCTGGATATGGATCGTAACGGCGCACTCGATCGCCTGTACTTCGCCGATACGGGGGGCAAGGTGTGGCGCGTGGATATGGACATGGATTTACGTGATGCCGATGCCAGTATGTACGATTATGCTGATGCCCGTTTAACCAACTTAGCCAATCTGGGCGGTAGTGGAACAGATAAGCGCAAGTTCTATTACGAGCCGGATATAGCGCTGATGCAGCATCAAGGTCAAACGGTCATGACATTGACGATTGGCAGCGGCTATCGCTCGCATCCGCAGAGTGCTGCTATTCAAGACCGTTTTTACGTATTGAAAGATGAGCATGTGTATGCGCCTGCACCTGAAACGTTCACGGCCTTGACGGATGCTGATTTGACCGAAGCGGATGCGTTGGCGGCTACAGGCAAGTCTATATTGGATGCGGGTTATGCGGGTTGGTATTACGACCTGCCGAATAACGCTGAGAAAGTGCTCGCCCCAGCGGTATCTTTCCTCAATAAAGTGCTGTTCACCACGTTTGCGGTTGGCGATGGCACTAGCGATGACCCTTGTAATGCGCCTGCGAATATCGCGCGTGCTTACGTGCTCGACTTGTTTAACGGGCAGGCAGTTGCAGACTTGGATCGCGATGGTACGGTCGATGCCACTAAGGATAAGTCGGTCGTGGCGGGTGTGAATGAAATCCTCGGTGGTGCGCAGATTGTGTTCCTTGACCCTGTGGGTGGCAATGGGGTGGATGCGTGTACGGAAGGTGATTGCCAGCAAACCGTGGAAATCCGGGTGGGTAAGATGCTGCTGCCGGTGATGGATAAGAATAATGCAGTGGGTGCGGGCGTGGCAGGGAGTGTAGATTTGACCGATATTCTGCCTCGGACTTTCTGGCGCGAGGATGGTCTTTCGTATTAG
- a CDS encoding type IV pilin protein, which yields MITIKDRNQGFTLIELMITVAIVGILAAIAYPIYTASVQKSRRADAKVALMEIAQREESYFLRNRSYGDTTALGYGTSSPDGHYTLSITASATAFTATATAATGKPQAHDAPCKVLTLNNRGVKAAKDSSDAASTVCW from the coding sequence ATGATAACAATAAAAGACCGCAACCAAGGCTTCACCCTGATTGAACTTATGATCACCGTGGCGATTGTCGGCATTCTGGCAGCGATTGCTTACCCAATCTATACCGCGAGCGTGCAGAAGAGCCGCCGGGCAGATGCTAAAGTAGCTTTGATGGAAATCGCCCAGCGTGAAGAGAGCTATTTCTTGCGTAACCGCAGTTATGGCGACACGACTGCGTTGGGCTACGGCACTAGCAGCCCGGATGGTCATTACACACTATCCATCACTGCTAGCGCTACCGCTTTTACTGCGACCGCGACCGCAGCCACGGGTAAACCGCAGGCGCACGATGCCCCTTGCAAAGTATTAACGCTGAATAATCGTGGCGTTAAAGCAGCCAAAGATAGCAGCGATGCTGCCTCCACGGTCTGTTGGTAA
- the folA gene encoding type 3 dihydrofolate reductase has protein sequence MLSLIAVMAHQRVIGCDGNMPWHLPADLAWFKQNTVGKPVIMGRKTWDSIGRALPGRRNLVISRDVTFQPCGAERFASPDAAWEAVGAAPEVMIVGGAQIYQHFLAHADRLYLTLIDADFAGDTFFPDYNHHQWRTVEQVNHSADAKNPYPYSFLILERES, from the coding sequence ATGCTGTCTTTAATTGCAGTGATGGCACACCAGCGGGTGATTGGGTGTGACGGTAATATGCCTTGGCACTTACCCGCTGATCTTGCTTGGTTCAAACAAAATACCGTGGGTAAGCCCGTTATTATGGGGCGCAAAACTTGGGACTCGATAGGGCGTGCTTTGCCGGGGCGACGTAATCTGGTGATTTCACGTGATGTAACCTTCCAGCCCTGTGGTGCAGAGCGCTTTGCTTCACCGGATGCGGCTTGGGAGGCTGTCGGGGCTGCCCCCGAAGTGATGATTGTGGGTGGGGCGCAAATCTACCAGCACTTTCTGGCGCATGCCGATCGTCTGTATTTAACTCTGATTGATGCTGATTTTGCAGGTGATACTTTTTTTCCCGACTATAATCATCACCAATGGCGTACCGTAGAGCAGGTTAATCATTCTGCCGACGCTAAAAACCCTTATCCTTATTCTTTCCTGATTCTTGAACGGGAATCCTGA
- the pilV gene encoding type IV pilus modification protein PilV, which yields MPIRSSFPRQQAGLSLIEVLVATVVLSTGLLGLAGLQIAGMKTTHNSYQMQQATWIVHDLLEHMRANRAAALAGNYNVTPTTVCPAAAALLACGSGVCTPANLAAYDLCATNTSISNTLINGALTVACFDPPPAGSPSVDPPADCNQGLSVSLQWDERNATRQADFDGGTDGVESFTINLNAIL from the coding sequence ATGCCGATACGTTCATCGTTTCCTCGTCAACAAGCCGGTTTGAGCTTGATAGAAGTGCTGGTCGCAACCGTTGTGCTATCGACCGGATTACTGGGTCTGGCTGGCTTACAAATTGCTGGTATGAAAACCACGCACAATTCTTACCAGATGCAGCAAGCCACTTGGATCGTGCATGATTTATTGGAACACATGCGTGCTAACCGCGCGGCTGCTTTGGCCGGAAACTACAATGTTACGCCTACGACTGTTTGCCCGGCGGCGGCGGCTCTGCTTGCTTGTGGGAGTGGAGTCTGTACGCCTGCTAACTTGGCGGCTTATGACCTGTGTGCGACGAACACCAGTATCAGCAATACCTTGATCAATGGTGCACTGACCGTGGCGTGTTTTGACCCACCTCCTGCGGGTAGCCCCTCTGTTGATCCGCCCGCCGATTGCAATCAAGGTTTGAGCGTTAGCCTGCAATGGGATGAGCGCAATGCTACCCGTCAGGCTGATTTTGATGGCGGCACGGATGGCGTGGAATCTTTCACTATCAACCTGAATGCCATTCTGTAG
- a CDS encoding PilX N-terminal domain-containing pilus assembly protein, which translates to MRTAGKQQRGAVLVWGLVILMTMTVIGIAATRMATVDSRIAGNQMMYMLTFQGADSMLNKSTNLYQIMMTASTGTTPTVGAYDKNKVKTRELKNVGTTNSSLSESGVGTGIFNDAASNVTVTGEAAMSEEEGCPPLKGIAMTTEMTPDAGGIACRIFTTNANASLTGTGAKSKHSEGVLKPVPKIN; encoded by the coding sequence ATGAGAACAGCAGGCAAACAGCAACGCGGTGCAGTATTGGTGTGGGGGTTGGTTATTTTGATGACCATGACCGTGATTGGTATTGCTGCCACGCGGATGGCAACGGTGGATAGCCGCATTGCGGGCAACCAGATGATGTACATGCTGACGTTCCAAGGGGCGGATTCGATGCTGAATAAATCCACCAACTTGTACCAGATCATGATGACAGCCTCCACGGGTACGACACCTACAGTGGGTGCTTACGATAAAAATAAGGTTAAAACCCGTGAGTTGAAAAACGTGGGTACGACGAACAGTTCTTTGAGTGAGTCAGGGGTGGGGACGGGGATATTCAATGATGCCGCCAGCAACGTGACGGTAACAGGGGAGGCGGCGATGAGCGAGGAAGAAGGCTGCCCACCCCTCAAAGGGATCGCGATGACCACTGAAATGACACCGGATGCCGGAGGAATTGCCTGCCGTATCTTTACGACGAACGCCAATGCTTCCCTGACAGGCACAGGGGCAAAGAGTAAACATTCTGAAGGTGTGCTGAAACCTGTTCCTAAAATCAACTAA
- a CDS encoding formylglycine-generating enzyme family protein, which translates to MMTETLTYESRTVFVDELSPQQIKQLQLETAKAHGLSAHFHDTLQAGINGPELAVIPTGRFEMGSEPSELGHQRDEAPRHLTMIRKPFAIGIYPITGEEFRLFRQETEWFLRPELIWHEGRYPAINIRMEDVKLFLAWLSMQTGQTYRLPTEAEWEYAARAGTTTPFHHGEDVSCREVHFNPFFPYREQPEKRSWFIPRCFPSPKASEVGLQAPNAWGLHDMHGNVWEFTQDHWTSSHLNANRDGSSSVAANPYWYVTKGGSWFDPAARARSAARKKRYMDEMDTNLGFRVVREL; encoded by the coding sequence ATGATGACCGAAACGCTTACCTATGAATCACGCACCGTATTCGTTGACGAACTAAGCCCTCAACAAATTAAACAGTTACAATTAGAAACAGCCAAGGCTCATGGCTTGTCAGCGCATTTCCACGATACCTTGCAAGCCGGTATCAATGGCCCTGAATTAGCGGTCATCCCCACCGGGCGCTTTGAAATGGGTTCAGAACCTAGTGAATTAGGTCATCAGCGCGATGAAGCCCCACGCCACCTCACCATGATCCGAAAACCATTCGCTATCGGCATCTACCCGATTACCGGCGAAGAATTCCGGCTGTTTCGCCAAGAAACCGAATGGTTTTTACGTCCAGAACTCATCTGGCACGAAGGCCGTTACCCCGCTATTAATATCCGTATGGAAGATGTCAAATTGTTTCTGGCATGGCTGAGTATGCAAACCGGTCAAACTTATCGACTCCCGACTGAAGCAGAATGGGAATACGCCGCACGTGCTGGCACCACTACTCCGTTTCATCATGGCGAAGACGTGAGTTGCCGGGAAGTGCATTTCAACCCCTTCTTTCCTTACCGAGAACAACCTGAAAAGCGCTCATGGTTCATACCACGTTGCTTCCCTAGCCCTAAAGCCAGTGAGGTTGGCTTGCAAGCTCCAAATGCATGGGGGTTGCATGACATGCATGGTAATGTTTGGGAATTTACACAAGATCATTGGACAAGCTCACACCTTAATGCTAATCGTGATGGCAGCTCATCAGTAGCCGCCAACCCCTACTGGTATGTCACCAAAGGTGGGTCATGGTTCGATCCCGCCGCACGTGCCAGAAGTGCAGCCCGCAAGAAACGCTACATGGATGAAATGGATACGAACCTCGGCTTTCGGGTAGTACGCGAACTTTAG
- a CDS encoding ClpXP protease specificity-enhancing factor — MSQPNPPEFIATPKRPYLLRAFYEWIVDNGMTPHIMVDARSPKVKVPRQFVKDGNIVLNISMTAANNLLMDNDQVTFSARFSGKAMSIWLPMWSIMAIYSRETHDGLNFPLEEYAESMALATAETATPRPTLASVPDATTSDSDTSGETDVSDAVDDDDEPPPPQKPTSRPSFLRVVK; from the coding sequence ATGAGTCAGCCGAATCCTCCTGAATTTATTGCCACGCCGAAGCGCCCTTATCTATTACGGGCGTTTTATGAATGGATCGTGGATAACGGCATGACGCCACACATTATGGTCGATGCACGTTCGCCTAAAGTGAAAGTGCCGCGTCAATTCGTCAAAGATGGCAACATCGTGCTTAATATCAGCATGACCGCAGCTAATAATCTGCTGATGGATAACGATCAAGTCACTTTCAGTGCGCGTTTCAGTGGTAAAGCCATGTCGATTTGGCTGCCCATGTGGTCAATCATGGCAATTTATTCGCGTGAAACACACGATGGTTTGAATTTTCCGCTGGAGGAATACGCCGAAAGCATGGCGTTAGCAACAGCAGAGACAGCGACACCACGCCCTACGTTGGCGAGCGTGCCGGATGCAACGACGAGTGACAGTGATACGAGTGGTGAAACGGATGTGTCAGATGCAGTGGATGATGACGATGAACCGCCACCGCCACAGAAACCAACCTCACGCCCTTCCTTCTTACGAGTGGTGAAGTAA
- a CDS encoding IS1595 family transposase — protein sequence MTSLISISSLTSDAACFEQVRSVRWPNGVICPHCGSQDTIRRGKDDTQQERQRYQCKDCQKRFDDLTGTVFEGHHQPLKVWVLCLYLMSLNLSNQQIARELGLNKDDVQAMTEQLRRGVEKKTPVNLFGNVEFDEVYVKAGHKGNPEAVADAGREGRRRALKGAPGRGTLEKDKPPIFGMIQRSGEVVIRMLANVKQTTIKPLIVETVAAGTLVYTDEYNIYSRLEEWGYAHKTVNHGAGEYARDEDGDGFHEVHVNTMEGFWSLLRSWLRPHRGISQEKLPCYLAFFESLHNIRKRGQAALQSLLSLLLG from the coding sequence ATGACCTCGCTCATCAGTATTTCCAGCCTGACCAGTGATGCCGCCTGTTTCGAGCAAGTCCGTTCCGTGCGTTGGCCTAATGGGGTGATTTGTCCGCACTGCGGTTCACAGGACACTATCCGTCGAGGCAAGGATGACACCCAGCAGGAACGCCAGCGTTACCAGTGTAAGGATTGCCAAAAGCGTTTTGATGACCTGACGGGCACGGTGTTTGAAGGCCACCACCAGCCGCTGAAGGTGTGGGTGTTGTGCCTGTACCTGATGTCGTTGAACCTGTCCAACCAACAAATCGCCCGCGAATTGGGGTTGAACAAGGATGATGTTCAGGCGATGACGGAACAGTTACGGCGTGGTGTCGAGAAAAAAACGCCAGTAAACCTGTTTGGGAATGTTGAATTTGATGAGGTTTATGTCAAGGCTGGACACAAGGGAAACCCCGAAGCCGTCGCGGATGCTGGGCGTGAAGGTCGCCGCCGCGCCCTGAAAGGTGCGCCGGGGCGTGGGACACTGGAAAAGGACAAACCACCCATTTTCGGCATGATCCAGCGTTCCGGGGAGGTCGTGATCCGTATGCTGGCGAATGTGAAACAGACGACGATCAAGCCGTTGATTGTGGAAACGGTGGCAGCAGGCACGCTGGTCTACACCGATGAGTACAACATTTACAGCCGATTGGAAGAATGGGGCTATGCCCACAAAACCGTCAACCATGGCGCAGGCGAATATGCCCGTGACGAAGATGGTGACGGTTTCCATGAAGTCCACGTCAATACGATGGAAGGTTTTTGGTCACTGTTACGCTCATGGTTACGACCTCATCGGGGGATCTCACAAGAAAAGCTACCGTGTTACCTTGCATTCTTCGAGTCTCTTCACAACATCAGGAAACGGGGGCAAGCTGCCTTACAGTCCTTGCTTTCGCTGCTGTTGGGATAA
- a CDS encoding dihydroorotase — protein sequence MSSLLIVNANVVNEGQILEADVLVRNGRIEAIGQQLSAPGIEVLDAAGRHLLPGMIDDQVHFREPGMTHKADMATESRAAVAGGITSFMDMPNTVPNTLTSAILNEKKQLASGRSVGNYAFYLGASNDNLEAIKALNPKDACGIKVFMGASTGNMLVDDPDVLEQIFTHAPTLIAAHCEDTPTIMENEESYRSIYGDNIPFSLHPIIRSEAACYKSSSMAMELAKRCGTRLHILHISTAKEAEMFADIDLKDKRITAEACVHFLHFADEDYASKGALIKCNPAIKTAEDRAGIIQALLDGRLDVIGTDHAPHTWEEKHNPSYFKAPSGLPLVQHALPLVLEHYQDGIFTLEFIVEKTSHAVAEMFNIKERGYIREGYWADLVLVDLEQPFTSTHANSLSKCGWTPFDGYEFRSSIAATLVNGQLVWKDSKLLDVVPTGMALEFDR from the coding sequence ATGAGTTCACTGTTGATTGTCAATGCTAATGTGGTTAATGAAGGGCAGATTCTTGAAGCCGATGTATTAGTCCGTAATGGGCGTATCGAGGCTATCGGTCAGCAATTGTCAGCACCTGGGATTGAAGTGCTGGATGCTGCTGGACGCCATTTGTTGCCGGGCATGATTGATGATCAGGTACACTTCCGTGAACCGGGCATGACTCACAAAGCCGATATGGCAACAGAAAGCCGTGCAGCGGTAGCGGGGGGCATTACCAGTTTTATGGATATGCCGAATACTGTGCCTAACACCCTGACTTCTGCGATTCTCAATGAGAAAAAGCAGTTGGCTTCTGGTCGGTCGGTGGGGAATTATGCTTTCTACCTTGGCGCTTCCAACGATAACCTTGAGGCGATTAAAGCCTTAAACCCTAAGGATGCTTGTGGGATAAAAGTATTCATGGGGGCGTCAACCGGCAATATGTTGGTTGATGACCCTGATGTATTGGAGCAAATCTTTACACATGCTCCTACACTGATTGCGGCACATTGCGAAGATACGCCGACGATTATGGAAAACGAGGAAAGTTACCGCAGTATCTACGGTGACAATATTCCGTTTAGTTTGCATCCTATTATTCGCAGTGAGGCGGCTTGTTATAAATCGTCGTCAATGGCGATGGAACTGGCAAAACGTTGTGGCACACGCTTGCATATTCTGCATATTTCGACCGCGAAAGAAGCGGAGATGTTTGCTGATATTGACTTGAAAGATAAACGTATTACCGCAGAGGCTTGTGTGCATTTCCTGCATTTTGCGGATGAAGATTACGCCAGCAAAGGCGCGTTAATCAAGTGCAACCCTGCGATTAAAACCGCTGAAGATCGGGCGGGTATTATTCAGGCATTGCTGGATGGGCGATTGGATGTGATCGGCACTGACCATGCGCCGCATACCTGGGAAGAAAAACACAACCCTAGCTATTTCAAAGCTCCTTCAGGTTTGCCCTTGGTGCAACACGCACTTCCTCTGGTGTTAGAGCATTATCAGGATGGCATTTTTACATTGGAATTCATTGTCGAGAAAACCAGTCATGCGGTTGCTGAGATGTTCAATATCAAAGAACGTGGGTATATCCGTGAAGGTTATTGGGCAGATTTGGTGTTGGTTGATTTGGAACAGCCATTCACCTCGACGCACGCTAACAGCTTGTCGAAGTGCGGGTGGACACCGTTTGATGGTTATGAATTCCGCTCAAGCATTGCCGCTACCCTTGTGAACGGACAGTTGGTCTGGAAGGACAGCAAGTTGCTGGATGTCGTGCCAACAGGTATGGCGCTGGAATTTGATCGCTAA